One region of Gossypium raimondii isolate GPD5lz chromosome 6, ASM2569854v1, whole genome shotgun sequence genomic DNA includes:
- the LOC105774411 gene encoding O-fucosyltransferase 23, protein MDLSSTCKLSRLFGCFFTPLTCKCCVALVTIALFFRAIFLHSFSGYGVIKSNNLRLILSPSLHLESHEGIRGDKFLEVPQIVWGLNNQKIAFARACLTARMLNRTLLMPSLSASLFYKEIDLLHPISFDQVFQYERFNSLCNRFVRLGRYSDLGNQTRKYDLRKGSGRKWTVERDLEQLKQSSRGPIDKYQVISMAGKNPFLWHDHWPVKDYARVFECLVLVDEIAKEADKVVSKIRRIGRKLRSKTNFGAEGSSLSHAPYVAIHMRVEIDWMIHCKKLEQRSRISQICCSKQEIMERVGNIVGLGSTAIVYLAVADSLLNDSSILDGWKRGLVPFEKKKLGVDGIYKKHSYLIQSAIDYEVCSRADIFVGNSFSTFSSLIVLERTQRVIRRGITSSCGIDVRWPSYAYNIPGESNGPQKWMTNMSDSNLKAISYGSNAISC, encoded by the coding sequence ATGGACTTGTCCTCTACCTGTAAGCTTTCGAGGTTATTCGGCTGCTTTTTCACTCCTTTAACATGCAAATGTTGCGTTGCTTTGGTCACTATTGCTCTGTTTTTCAGAGCTATCTTTCTTCATTCATTTTCTGGCTACGGTGTGATCAAGTCGAATAACCTACGCTTGATTCTAAGCCCCTCTTTACACTTGGAATCTCATGAAGGGATTCGTGGAGATAAGTTCTTGGAAGTTCCTCAAATTGTGTGGGGATTAAACAATCAGAAGATAGCATTTGCAAGAGCTTGTCTAACAGCTAGAATGTTGAACCGAACTCTTTTGATGCCTAGCTTAAGTGCTTCACTTTTCTACAAGGAAATTGACCTCTTGCACCCTATTTCCTTTGATCAAGTCTTCCAATATGAAAGGTTTAATTCACTTTGTAACCGGTTTGTACGGTTGGGTCGTTACTCGGACCTTGGGAATCAAACAAGAAAATATGATCTCCGAAAGGGAAGTGGAAGAAAGTGGACAGTTGAGAGAGACCTGGAGCAGCTGAAGCAAAGCAGCCGAGGTCCTATTGATAAGTACCAAGTGATTAGTATGGCTGGAAAGAATCCGTTTCTTTGGCATGATCATTGGCCCGTTAAGGACTATGCAAGGGTCTTTGAGTGCCTTGTGTTGGTTGATGAGATTGCTAAAGAAGCAGATAAAGTTGTGTCCAAGATTAGGCGGATTGGAAGAAAGCTTAGGAGCAAAACCAATTTCGGAGCAGAGGGTTCTTCACTGTCACATGCTCCTTATGTAGCCATCCATATGAGGGTAGAAATAGACTGGATGATTCATTGTAAGAAGTTGGAGCAACGATCAAGGATAAGCCAAATTTGTTGTAGCAAGCAAGAGATTATGGAACGAGTGGGGAACATTGTGGGCTTAGGATCTACGGCCATTGTTTATCTCGCGGTTGCCGATAGCCTACTTAatgattcttcaatattggatggTTGGAAAAGAGGGTTGGTTCCTTTCGAGAAGAAGAAATTAGGGGTAGATGGAATTTACAAGAAGCATTCATATCTGATTCAGTCAGCAATCGACTATGAGGTGTGCTCAAGAGCTGATATATTTGTAGGCAACAGTTTTTCCACTTTTTCTAGCCTCATTGTTCTTGAGAGAACACAAAGGGTGATTAGAAGGGGCATCACAAGCTCATGTGGCATTGATGTTCGATGGCCATCTTATGCATATAATATACCAGGGGAATCAAATGGTCCGCAGAAGTGGATGACTAATATGTCTGATTCAAATCTCAAGGCAATTAGTTATGGTTCTAATGCCATCTCATGTTGA